The following are encoded in a window of Peromyscus leucopus breed LL Stock chromosome X, UCI_PerLeu_2.1, whole genome shotgun sequence genomic DNA:
- the LOC114688037 gene encoding germ cell-less protein-like 2: MGLLSSRVLRCSDSSPVEAEQPEAIAGPSFLSGSRKRKQRSWDCSGPAPSSNIHGSQNQNLQQVFGIVCRKKVKLSSKRAYQSLFLDGQDSDIKIRALGKTWPLHKVFLCQSGYFANMLKGSWKESHNDIIELEIKNEDIDVRSLYFVFGSLYRDEVLPIKPLHVPHVLAAASLLQVEQVVQQCKETMIRSINMKNVCSFYTAAETYRLNSVKTQCFEWLLCHLMTYPNVGLYKKIDIKLMYLLVSSSDLLVMQREIDIYTTLKEWIFLYLNPHWKGSVEQLLANANSWLSKHMEGRKSITFLESEEGLIFQPVFKKLRFQHTICDLASTTVLERDRLIPLEWLSPIYKQQWLTLLHSQQHKEIGPRIINEKELEGCSMRCGTKISRDGKYSWKWSHCKFSFPLHIIFTNRYIIFKQNRQPCDGSACLKQIRNVVFRMTLVYFDSNGKLTFSRTTGYKTITFKNNEEQIAMKLDGIILNFPLYVFCNFLFISLANTENM, encoded by the coding sequence ATGGGACTTTTAAGCAGCCGAGTCTTGAGATGCAGTGATTCCAGTCCTGTAGAGGCAGAGCAGCCAGAAGCCATTGCGGGTCCCAGTTTCCTGTCAGGCAGTCGCAAGCGCAAACAGAGAAGTTGGGACTGTTCCGGACCGGCACCCAGCTCTAACATCCATGGATCTCAGAACCAAAATCTACAGCAAGTCTTTGGCATCGTCTGCAGGAAAAAAGTGAAGCTCTCATCTAAGCGTGCTTACCAATCTTTATTTTTGGATGGGCAAGACAGCGATATCAAAATCCGTGCTCTTGGGAAAACATGGCCTTTACACAAAGTATTTTTATGTCAGTCAGGCTACTTTGCTAATATGCTCAAAGGTTCTTGGAAAGAATCGCACAATGATATTATTGAACTGGAGATTAAGAACGAGGACATAGATGTGAGATCCTTGTACTTTGTGTTTGGTTCCTTGTACAGGGACGAGGTCCTGCCAATCAAGCCCCTCCACGTTCCTCATGTTTTGGCCGCAGCAAGCCTGCTTCAGGTAGAGCAGGTAGTTCAGCAATGTAAGGAGACCATGATAAGAAGCATTAACATGAAAAACGTGTGTTCGTTCTATACAGCAGCAGAAACCTATCGACTGAATTCTGTAAAGACCCAGTGCTTTGAATGGCTGCTTTGTCATTTGATGACATACCCGAATGTTGGACTTTACAAAAAAATTGACATAAAGCTCATGTACCTTCTTGTGTCTTCATCAGACCTGCTGGTGATGCAAAGGGAAATTGATATATACACCACACTCAAAGAGTGGATATTCCTTTATCTTAATCCTCACTGGAAAGGTTCAGTGGAACAGCTTTTAGCTAATGCCAACAGCTGGCTTTCCAAgcacatggaaggaaggaagagcatcACTTTTCTTGAAAGTGAAGAAGGACTAATATTTCAACCAGTGTTTAAAAAACTGAGGTTTCAGCATACCATCTGTGACCTAGCTTCCACAACTGTTCTTGAACGAGATCGTCTAATACCTTTAGAATGGTTGTCACCTATTTATAAACAACAATGGCTGACTTTGCTCCACTCCCAACAACACAAGGAAATTGGTCCACGAATCATCAATGAAAAAGAACTTGAAGGATGTAGCATGAGATGTGGTACAAAGATCAGCAGAGATGGTAAATACTCCTGGAAGTGGTCACATTGCAAATTTAGCTTTCCTTTACATATCATCTTTACCAACCGTTATATCATTTTTAAGCAAAACCGACAACCGTGTGATGGTTCTGCCTGTTTAAAACAGATACGGAATGTAGTATTCAGAATGACTTTGGTGTATTTTGACTCCAATGGGAAACTAACTTTCAGTAGAACAACTGGTTATAAAACCATTACTTTCAAAAATAACGAGGAACAAATTGCAATGAAGTTAGATGGCATAATTTTAAACTTCCCTTTATATGTATTCTGCAACTTCCTGTTTATATCATTAGCAAATACAGAAAACATGTGA